DNA from Sulfodiicoccus acidiphilus:
CGCTGCCCCCAGTAACTCCGACCACCAGCCTCCTTGTCATGGAGAGTGTTGACGAGACTGGCTCTATAAGTTCTTTCATCAACGTTTTGTGAGTTGACGTGCGCCCTCTCCAACTCAGAAACAGCTTCACTATACTTTTCTACGGCCATTGATGTTGAAGGATGATTGATTTTCCACAAAAGTTAAATAGGTAACTACGGCAAATCCATCTATAAAAGAACCTAAGATTTCGTTTGAAAAACAAGGGGAGTTTACGTTATCATGCCAACCCCTGCCCTAGAAGGAAGCGATAGTCCGAATGCTAGATTCACTGTGGACCTAGAGGAGAGCATGAGGGCAGCTAGGGCCTTGGTCAGCAACGGCGTTGACTGTGAAGGAAAGGAAGTTGTTAGGGACCTTTAAAAGGTTTAGCTATGAAGCTAGTTTTTATTCTTTCTCCGGCGTTACTAGCTGCGGTAAAGGTTCTTTTCCTTATCACGTCGGAAGGGGAGAGGATGGAGATGGGGATCAAGACGGCCTATAGAAGCGTCGTGAATGGAACCTACGAGGACCCCAAGGTAATCTTCTACGGACTAAGTCAACTTTACTTGACCAAAATCGAGGGAGAACTTCTCCAAACGCTCAAGGAGCTGATCTCGAAGAACGCTGTGGACTTCGCGTGCGTTGGAGTCGCAAGGAGGAACGGAATTGAGTCAAAACTTACTTCGCTGGGGCTTAGGCTGGAGCCATTTAGTGTTAGGTTAGCCTATTACGTCAATCAGGGATATGTGGTGGTCTCCTTTTAATTTAAGGGAGTCACCGCTTCATCTCGTGACACAGTGGAGTGACATAGTGGGAGGAAGTAGTTGTAATTTGAGCCTCTTATCTTGACTAAGAGTCTCCTAAGGAGGCTCCAGGGGCAAGAAAGTAAAGACTGTCTCACCACTGACAGGGATACCAACAGTTGGAGGAACTATTCCTAACACCGTTCATTATTAAGGGCCGAGAGAATGTTGCTACGCGTTCACCTTCTTCTTAGTCGCCGTTTACCGCTTCCTTTATAACGAAGCTAAGCGTAGAGTTTACCATGGAAGCAAGGGCCCTCGTAGAACTTGAGAAGGAAGTTCAGTTGCCCTTCATTGGGGTCGCAGTTAGAAGAGTAGAAGACCTCAGGTTGGTCACGGGACAGGGTAAGTTCGTAGACGACCTCCCCACTCCCCCTAACCTTCACTACGCAGCGATAGTCAGAAGTCCCTATCCACATGCGAGAATAAAGTCAATAGACGTCTCTAGGGCTACCAGGTTACCTGGCGTGAGGACCGTGGTCACAGGAAAGGATGTCAAGTACATCACCGACCCATTCCCTATGGCGATACACTCTCCAGTTAAGTATTATTCCCTGGCCATAGACAGGGTGAGATATGTTGGGGAGCCCGTTGCGGTGGTGGTGGCCAGGGACAGATTCACAGCAGAGGACGGGGCGGACCTGGTAGACGTAGAGTACGAGCCCCTACCCCCGGTGCTGGACCCCGCGAAGGCCTTAGATTCACCACCCATTCACGAGGAAGTCGGCTCCAATGTCGTCTGGTCCAGGGAGTACGTATTTGGAGACCCGAAGGAGATAGACTCGGCGTACAAGGTGGTGAGTGTGCACGTCAGGGTCCCCAGGTTCACAACGCCTCCCATGGAACCCTACGGAATTACTGCAGCCTACGACTCGGCTTCAGGGATACTCACTGAGTGGACCAACTTCCAGGGTCCATTCACTTTCTACTATATCGCCATGAGGGCGTTGAGGCTAACCGAGGAGAGGTTCAGGCTGATCGTGTCCCCAGATATAGGGGGAGGGTTCGGCGACAAGACAGCACTTTTCCACTACATGACCCTCCTAGGGGCCACGTCAATTGTTGCCGGGGTTCCCGTGAAGTGGATCGAGACTAGGACAGAGCACTTCATAGGTAGCACCAGGGCAGCCTCTAGGGTGGCCACCTTCAGGCTCGGTCTCACTAGCGACGGCCTCATTACTTCCCTCCATGCTGACCTGCTGGACGACGTCGGGGCCTACCCTAGGTCTCCTGAACCTGGGCACGTCTTGAGACAGCTGGGGAACTTCGTTGGTCCCTACAAGATAAGGAACGTCAGAATAAACGCCAGAGTCGTCGTCACTAACACTGTCCCAACTAGCCCCATCAGGGGGTTCGGAGGACAACACCTCTACTTCGCCCTAGAGAAGGGCGTAACTAAGGCGGCAAAGGAACTGGGGATAGACCCCGTGGCCCTCCGAATGCACAACTTCATAGGGAAGGAGGAGTTCCCCTACACTACTCCCACGGGAGGAGTCTACGACAGTGGTGACTACATTGCTGCAGTGAGGAGATTGATGGAATTAATAGACTACCCCAAGGTGAGGGAGAGACTGGAGGAGGAGAGGAAGAGGGGTAGGCTAGTGGGCTTAGGGATAGCTGTGGGAATAGACCCTTCGGTTTCCAACATGGGCTACTTGGACAGCACAACTCCTCCCGGCGAGAGGGGAAAGGACTTCCTCCCTAAGAGCGGTGGGCAACACACCGCCACGGTCAAGTTGGAGCCGTCGGGGAAGGTGATA
Protein-coding regions in this window:
- a CDS encoding xanthine dehydrogenase family protein molybdopterin-binding subunit, with protein sequence MEARALVELEKEVQLPFIGVAVRRVEDLRLVTGQGKFVDDLPTPPNLHYAAIVRSPYPHARIKSIDVSRATRLPGVRTVVTGKDVKYITDPFPMAIHSPVKYYSLAIDRVRYVGEPVAVVVARDRFTAEDGADLVDVEYEPLPPVLDPAKALDSPPIHEEVGSNVVWSREYVFGDPKEIDSAYKVVSVHVRVPRFTTPPMEPYGITAAYDSASGILTEWTNFQGPFTFYYIAMRALRLTEERFRLIVSPDIGGGFGDKTALFHYMTLLGATSIVAGVPVKWIETRTEHFIGSTRAASRVATFRLGLTSDGLITSLHADLLDDVGAYPRSPEPGHVLRQLGNFVGPYKIRNVRINARVVVTNTVPTSPIRGFGGQHLYFALEKGVTKAAKELGIDPVALRMHNFIGKEEFPYTTPTGGVYDSGDYIAAVRRLMELIDYPKVRERLEEERKRGRLVGLGIAVGIDPSVSNMGYLDSTTPPGERGKDFLPKSGGQHTATVKLEPSGKVICQLDSAPQGQGHETVAAQVVASVLGVRPEDVRVVAAIDTHQTVWSVSSGTYSSRFASVGVSAVYSAAMKLRTKLLRIASKLLGVSEDNLVLENGEVKVRGEGRGVSLRRLAGTYHWNPASVIEDDVGLYASSTYHVKTLVSPDSLDRTNSSGTYGFLADAALVEVDRETFDVKVLRYVTVHDAGTVINPGIVLQQTIGAVNQGLEEALYQELIYDEEGQPLTTNFGDYYVNSIREAVDVEMEHAPTRSPFTLLGSKGIGESNTETAPVALTLAVEDALSAYGVEFNELPVSPEKIWRALLFKKYS